A region from the Tahibacter amnicola genome encodes:
- a CDS encoding DUF1573 domain-containing protein has product MFHWVGTSPNFHGRKSPSSGTSSWSVMHAFILSALLPAAAAGTPSDGIQVTPCEFGEVYQGQPASCYLEFANTTDKPVRISDIQPVFKGDRATEESMELAPGATSQVKLDLDTSVDVGNIQHYVNFRTSAGGDIRVAQAKGFVVSIIDQVKPVLDAGVVDLAVENRESRALEFSSSDVPDFRLLKVVEAPNYASVSIHENGKRVSVQIKSDTEWGLHEDWVKLAIDSPHQKSLAFRLKADVRGDVVPAANPYTLELVRRGNRNEFLIRLDDRTGAELKIGKLTLDGLVGSAAAVPCVPAKPSCQNVKLHISDDQPLGSIRGRVLVELPGKKRTLPIDAWGLAIRKETKVVSMEEEMAKASKASATSGALPAGGQSAATAGGKFTDQVKKAVATANVPPDQAGTGPLLRWEVANESSIYGYGIYRASQESGPFSRVNADIIRKVSVDGSGSSYAWRDNSAVSGQTYWYYIGAIHHTGKKEKLGEPAKVVAK; this is encoded by the coding sequence ATGTTCCACTGGGTAGGAACATCTCCGAATTTTCACGGTCGGAAGAGCCCGTCTTCCGGAACTAGCAGCTGGAGTGTCATGCACGCTTTCATTCTTTCCGCCCTGTTGCCGGCAGCCGCCGCGGGCACGCCGTCGGACGGCATCCAGGTGACCCCCTGTGAGTTCGGTGAGGTGTACCAGGGGCAGCCCGCCTCCTGCTATCTGGAGTTCGCCAACACGACGGACAAACCGGTCCGCATTTCCGACATTCAACCGGTTTTCAAGGGGGATCGGGCGACAGAGGAGTCGATGGAGCTGGCTCCAGGCGCTACCTCGCAGGTCAAGCTCGATCTGGATACGTCCGTTGATGTGGGCAATATCCAGCACTACGTGAATTTCCGTACGTCCGCTGGCGGTGACATCCGCGTCGCGCAGGCGAAAGGGTTTGTGGTTTCCATCATCGACCAGGTCAAGCCTGTGCTCGATGCGGGCGTCGTCGACCTGGCCGTGGAAAATCGCGAATCCCGCGCGCTCGAATTCAGCAGCAGCGACGTGCCGGACTTCCGGCTGCTCAAGGTCGTCGAGGCGCCGAACTACGCGTCCGTATCCATTCACGAGAACGGCAAGCGCGTGAGCGTGCAGATCAAGTCGGATACCGAGTGGGGACTGCACGAAGACTGGGTCAAGCTGGCCATTGATTCGCCGCACCAGAAGTCGCTGGCATTTCGGCTCAAGGCGGACGTCCGCGGTGATGTGGTCCCGGCGGCCAATCCGTATACGCTGGAGCTCGTGCGCCGCGGCAACCGCAATGAATTCCTGATTCGGCTGGATGACCGCACCGGCGCTGAACTGAAGATCGGCAAGCTGACGCTGGACGGCCTCGTCGGTTCAGCTGCCGCGGTGCCCTGTGTACCGGCCAAGCCGAGCTGCCAGAACGTGAAACTGCACATTTCCGACGACCAGCCGCTCGGTAGCATCCGGGGACGCGTGCTGGTGGAGCTTCCCGGGAAGAAGCGGACCCTTCCCATCGATGCCTGGGGGCTTGCGATACGCAAGGAAACCAAGGTGGTCAGCATGGAAGAGGAGATGGCCAAAGCCTCCAAGGCTTCAGCAACTTCCGGCGCACTTCCTGCCGGCGGGCAGTCCGCAGCCACCGCGGGTGGGAAATTCACCGATCAGGTCAAGAAGGCAGTTGCTACCGCCAATGTGCCGCCGGACCAGGCTGGAACGGGACCTCTGCTGCGCTGGGAAGTGGCCAACGAGTCCAGCATCTACGGCTACGGAATCTACCGTGCATCACAGGAAAGCGGACCTTTCAGCCGTGTGAACGCCGACATCATTCGTAAGGTGTCGGTGGACGGGAGCGGATCGTCCTACGCGTGGCGCGACAACTCCGCGGTGAGTGGGCAGACGTACTGGTACTACATCGGTGCCATTCACCACACGGGCAAGAAGGAAAAGCTTGGCGAACCGGCCAAGGTCGTGGCGAAGTAA